One region of Carassius gibelio isolate Cgi1373 ecotype wild population from Czech Republic chromosome A1, carGib1.2-hapl.c, whole genome shotgun sequence genomic DNA includes:
- the LOC128020087 gene encoding interferon gamma receptor 1-like yields the protein MQIQIYISVTVLILIQKFASEAASRPSPPASVSIQCDSYGVEVRWEYPDLDQDVQFQVKVKHDYIERNSKITQKLTRSLHLNISSMLFNPAFNRYIVTVTALRGGEESEPTPSDIFSYNKYATANIKCYLDFPEVKLSPKDGNLHVQFINPLQLYRNSPALRGLTDNLQYCIETEERNEACQTCEINQKTCETSIVFSEYRDEYCVNLTGKIGQRFFNLRSSCFTGDTRSWFPHLD from the exons ATGCAGATACAGATCTATATCAGTGTAACTGTCTTGATCCTGATCCAAAAATTCGCCTCAGAGG CTGCGAGTCGTCCGTCTCCTCCTGCGAGCGTGTCGATTCAGTGCGACAGCTATGGAGTCGAAGTTCGATGGGAATATCCTGATCTCGATCAGGACGTCCAATTCCAGGTGAAGGTGAAACACGATTATATTGAAAG GAACtctaaaattacacaaaaacttACACGAAGTCTGCATCTAAACATATCCAGTATGTTGTTTAATCCAGCATTCAACCGCTACATTGTGACTGTGACAGCGCTGCGAGGAGGAGAGGAGTCAGAGCCAACCCCATCAGATATCTTCAGCTATAATAAATATGCTACCGCCAATATTAAGT GTTATTTGGATTTTCCTGAGGTTAAACTTTCTCCCAAAGATGGCAATCTTCACGTCCAGTTCATCAACCCTCTTCAGCTGTACAGAAACTCTCCAGCTCTGCGCGGCCTAACCGATAATCTGCAATACTGTATTGAAACAGAA GAGAGGAATGAAGCCTGTCAAACctgtgaaataaatcaaaaaacATGCGAGACgtccattgtgttttctgagtACAGGGACGAATACTGCGTCAATCTGACTGGAAAAATTGGACAGAGATTTTTCAATCTGAGAAGCAGCTGTTTCACAGGAGACACAAGAAGCT
- the LOC128020092 gene encoding small integral membrane protein 28-like, with product MRRLLNSSWIKFGPAGRDDWVSGSPSPPTAEQRLQGYHWNELSSENNGKSELILHIVLPLVTLLVFSAVFVLLYRRFRQNKLGLTNIITLDLQDPERNAEILSSLTGNAERLNSTSSDMSDGVLLMVYLPPPYEETLTKITRAASLSSGKDVETEDLEAKLCPELKSSGKFV from the exons ATGCGACGATTGCTGAACAGCAGCTGGATAAAGTTTGGACCTGCTGGAAGAGATGACTGGGTGTCTGGGTCCCCATCGCCGCCTACTGCAGAGCAACGACTACAG GGTTACCACTGGAATGAGCTCTCGAGCGAAAACAACGGGAAATCGGAGCTAATCCTGCACATCGTTCTCCCGCTCGTCACGCTCCTCGTGTTCAGTGCCGTGTTTGTCCTTCTTTACCGAAGGTTCAGGCAGAACAAGCTCGGACTGACCAACATCATCACGCTGGACCTGCAGGACCCGGAGCGCAACGCCGAGATTCTGTCGTCACTCACCGGGAACGCGGAGCGGCTGAACAGCACGAGCTCGGACATGTCTGACGGGGTTTTGCTAATGGTTTACCTCCCGCCGCCCTATGAGGAAACGCTGACGAAGATCACACGGGCCGCCAGCCTCAGCAGCGGGAAAGACGTTGAAACCGAAGACCTCGAAGCCAAACTGTGTCCCGAGCTCAAGTCGAGCGGGAAGTTTGTCTGA
- the LOC128020090 gene encoding alpha-lactalbumin-like, whose translation MLAVVVVLFLAAGVSESVILSKCELKRQLERGLSLPAPNSTDILAQIVCHVELTSGFNTSAIKKIAEPEEHSSVQGSRHRRSVKGKGPRTTPRPATRAPRLGSDEDKSEVWTLYGLFQLSDHVVCRSTQSHSLNLCGLTCDKLIDSDTSDDIACVQALINAVSAPNPDPKTSKPIHKMISLIHQPQCITVNTTSFFAGC comes from the exons ATGTTGGCAGTCGTGGTTGTTTTATTCCTGGCAGCTGGCGTGAGTGAAAGCGTGATTTTGAGTAAATGTGAGCTGAAGCGGCAGCTTGAAAGAGGCCTTTCTCTGCCAGCTCCCAATTCTACTGACATACTTGCACAGA TCGTGTGTCACGTCGAGCTGACCTCTGGCTTCAATACCAGCGCCATTAAGAAGATCGCTGAGCCAGAAGAGCACAGCAGTGTTCAGGGTTCTCGCCATCGTAGATCTGTCAAAGGAAAAGGTCCACGCACCACCCCCAGGCCAGCCACCCGTGCGCCCCGTTTGGGAAGTGACGAGGACAAAAGTGAGGTCTGGACTCTTTATGGCTTGTTCCAGCTTAGTGACCACGTGGTGTGCCGCTCTACTCAAAGTCATTCACTGAACCTCTGCGGGCTGACCTGCGACA agCTGATTGACAGTGACACCAGTGATGACATAGCCTGTGTCCAGGCTCTTATAAATGCAGT ATCTGCGCCGAATCCTGACCCCAAGACTTCTAAACCCATCCATAAAAT GATCTCGCTGATCCACCAGCCACAGTGCATCACCGTGAACACCACTTCATTCTTCGCCGGCTGTTAA